The region GGCTGAAAAATACTGACGATTCTGTCTTTACAACTTTTTGTTTTTAGGTCATACATTTGTTTTTGCTGGTCATAAAGTATTTGAATAACCCAAAACAGTTTTTGTTCTCTGTGGCTTAGAGGAAAAGCTTGGCCTTTGGATTCATAATAATCGAGCTGCTTATGGATATGCTTTAGATTTCTTTTAACACATTCTAAAAGTTTACGGTTCATTTTTCGATGAGCAGCATTCGGTTTTCTCTTTTTCTTGGCGTAGTCTAAAAAAGCGGTATTCATTTTACGTCTATAGGTTCGTGGCTTTGTTCCTTTTTTACCTGATAATGCGTAGAGTTTGTCAATAATTTTTTCTAATTGCTTTCTGCTTGCATTTAAAAGTTTACTATCTGTTGGGTAGGTAATATATTGGTCGGCAACAGTAGCATCCATCTGAAGTTTCCCTTTGTTGGGTGGATGCTCATCTTCATCTTTTTTCTTTGCAATATGCTTGTTGTCTGAACTGGCACTACTTGACTTTATGAGTTCTGTGGTTAACTTATCAAAACTATCTATACCTATGCGTTTACGTATTTCAACAAACAAAGAGGGATCAAAAACAGGATGTGGGTTATACCCTTTTAAACCTATAAAATATTGCATGTAAATATTTTCTTGAATCGTTGCGATAACGCCTCTATCGTCTAAGTTCTCCATGTGTTTTATGATTAATGCACCCAAAACTATGCGTGGCGCAATACCTGGTCGACCTAGTTTTGTATTCATCAAGCTCATGTAAATACTAGCAAAAGTATCCCATGGAACTATTTGAGCTAACTTTACCCAACGATTTTCTGGCAGAAGCGACGTCTCAAATGGTGTTGCAAAACCTTCAATGCTTAACTGGTGTTCTGAAATATAATTTATCATAATGCAGAGATATTTAACGTAAGTTAATAAAATCTTTGCATTTTAACAAGGATTTTAATGAAAAATAAGAACCTATTTAACTGATTTTAAGAATATTAAATAGATGTAAGGTGTTTTTCAGCAAGCCCTATTTAGACTTACTAACATTTTTGCTTAAATTATAAATCCCACAACTTTTTGACTTGATCCCTTGATCCTTGATCCTTGATCAGCTTGAATTTAATTCTTTTGAACACAAAAAAATCCTACTATTTCTAGTAGGATTTACTTTGGTGGGCAATGAGGGATTCGAACCCCCGACCCTCTCGGTGTAAACGAGATGCTCTGAACCAACTGAGCTAATTGCCCTAAGCGGTTGCAAATATAACACAGATTTTAAGTATACCAAAATAAAAATAAACTTTTTTTTAAATTATTTCTGCCACCACAAATGTACTTCCGCCAACATAAATCATATCACCCTGATTTGCATTATTTAAGGCGTTCTGAAGTGCTTTTTGAACCGTTGTATATTTTTTTCCTATTAAATTGAAATGAGCTGCTTTTTCTTGTAAAACAACTTCATTCAAACCTCTTGGAATATTTGGCCTGCAAAAATAATACGTTGCATCTTTAGGGAAAAGTGGTAAAACGTCTTCTAACTTCTTATCTGAAACAAAACCTAAGACCATGTGTAATTTAATATATTTCTCTTGCTTAAGTTGATTTAATACTAGCGTTAAACCTTCTGTATTATGAGCTGTATCACAAATTACGCTCGGATTTTCTTGTAAAATCTGCCATCTTCCTTTTAAATTTGTGTTTTTTACAACATTTAAAAGTCCGGCAATAATATTTTTCTCAAAAACCTCGAATCCTTTTAAGTACTTTATAGCAGTAGCCGCGGTTTTTGAATTTGCCTTTTGATAATCTCCAAGCAAATCTGTTTGGTAAACTTTATCATCATCAGAGGCAAAGATAAGCACCGAATTATTTTCTTTTGCTTTTTTATGAAAGACCTTTTCTACTTCTGGCTGTTTTTCACCGATAATTACAGGAATGTTTTTTTTGATAATCCCTGCTTTTTCAAAGGCTATTTCTGGTAAGGTTTCTCCTAAAAACTGCGTATGATCTAATCCTATATTGGTGATGACAGCTAATTCTGGAATTATAATGTTTGTTGAATCTAAACGACCACCTAAACCGACTTCGATAATGGCAATATCTACTTTTTCACTAGCAAAATAGTCAAAAGCTAATCCGACTGTCATCTCGAAAAAAGACAATTTTTGATGTTCTAAAAATTCTTGATGTTTCGTTATAAAGGCTGAAACTTTGTGCTTCGGAATTTCATCACCATTAATTCTAATTCTCTCTGTAAAACTTTTTAAATGCGGCGATGTATACAAACCAACTTTATAGCCTGCCTCTTGTAAAATGGATGCCAACATATGCGATGTGGAACCTTTTCCATTGGTACCCCCAACATGAATGGATTTAAACTTTTTTTCCGGATAGTTTAACGCTTTAGAAAATGCTATAATATTCGTTAAATCTTTTTTGAATGCCACTTTACCCGCTCTTTGGT is a window of Polaribacter litorisediminis DNA encoding:
- a CDS encoding IS5 family transposase is translated as MINYISEHQLSIEGFATPFETSLLPENRWVKLAQIVPWDTFASIYMSLMNTKLGRPGIAPRIVLGALIIKHMENLDDRGVIATIQENIYMQYFIGLKGYNPHPVFDPSLFVEIRKRIGIDSFDKLTTELIKSSSASSDNKHIAKKKDEDEHPPNKGKLQMDATVADQYITYPTDSKLLNASRKQLEKIIDKLYALSGKKGTKPRTYRRKMNTAFLDYAKKKRKPNAAHRKMNRKLLECVKRNLKHIHKQLDYYESKGQAFPLSHREQKLFWVIQILYDQQKQMYDLKTKSCKDRIVSIFQPHVRPIVRGKTNAKVEFGSKLGVDLENGFARINTLSWDAYNESSDLISQVENYKTLHGYYPELVQVDKIYATRENRAWLKQRNIRITAPPLGRKSKEQLEESYYEKQKRRKEAAERNHIEGKFGQGKNGYNLNKIRARLKNTSESWIATIFFIMNLIRYQKINVFWLQTSIKILINTILLAFKNIIEPLQIQNRKYDKQYV
- a CDS encoding bifunctional folylpolyglutamate synthase/dihydrofolate synthase, encoding MTYQETVSWMFAQLPMYQRAGKVAFKKDLTNIIAFSKALNYPEKKFKSIHVGGTNGKGSTSHMLASILQEAGYKVGLYTSPHLKSFTERIRINGDEIPKHKVSAFITKHQEFLEHQKLSFFEMTVGLAFDYFASEKVDIAIIEVGLGGRLDSTNIIIPELAVITNIGLDHTQFLGETLPEIAFEKAGIIKKNIPVIIGEKQPEVEKVFHKKAKENNSVLIFASDDDKVYQTDLLGDYQKANSKTAATAIKYLKGFEVFEKNIIAGLLNVVKNTNLKGRWQILQENPSVICDTAHNTEGLTLVLNQLKQEKYIKLHMVLGFVSDKKLEDVLPLFPKDATYYFCRPNIPRGLNEVVLQEKAAHFNLIGKKYTTVQKALQNALNNANQGDMIYVGGSTFVVAEII